ATGTGAAGCAAGGCACTGTATTCAAAGTAGCGGGACCTAGTTGTCAGGTTGAGGCTGACGGCCACACCTACACCTGCAGTATACGAAAAAAACTTAAAACCGCCTCAGACAAGCGGACAAGCCCGGTAGTGGTGGGGGACCAGGTAAGGTTCAGCGAGACGTCTCCCGACGAAGGAGTAATCGAAGAGATAGGGGAGAGACAAACCAGGCTGTCCCGCGTGGCCCCATGGGCACCCGGTAAAGAACACGTGGTAGTGGCCAACATGGACCAGGTGCTCATAGTAATGGCCGCAAAAGACCCGCCCGTTAAGGCAGGACTCATTGACCGCTACATAATCGCCTCAGAGAACGGCGGCCTAAACTCGGTAATCTGTATAAACAAGATAGACCTGGTAGACGAAGAGGAGGTTTCATGGGTCAAGGATTTATACGGCGGCCTGGGGTACCCGGTGTTGTTTACCAGCGCGGTCGAGGACATGGGTATAGAGGAACTCGCGGGCACTCTTAAGGACAAGAAGACCGTCCTGGCCGGACAGTCGGGTGTAGGTAAATCATCTCTTATTAACCGGATTCAGCCCGGTCTCGGCCTCAGGATCCAGGATATAAGGGTGGCCGCAAGAAAGGGGAAACATACCACAAGCTGGGTAACACTCTTAAAGATGGACATAGGCGGATACGTTGTGGACACGCCGGGGATAAGGGAACTCGGGCTCTGGGACATCAGAGAACCTGACGTTGCCGAGTTTTTCCGGGATATCTGGGAGATTGGAAAGGGCTGTCATTTTTCGAGGTGCACCCACAGCCATGAACCTCGTTGCGCGGTAAAGGCGGCCGTAGAGCAGGGCACCCTTGACGAAAGACGTTATGGCAGCTACCTGAGAATCCTCGCCTCCACAAAGGAAAAACAGACCCGCTAGAGATTATCCTACCTGAAAACATTGCAGCAAGCACAGAAGTGCCTTAACTACCAGACCGGTCATATACGCAACACAATATGACAACGCCCGCCGCGCCACATAAAATAAATCCTTGACGCTTTGTTTACAATATGATTAGAATCCCCCGTAGACATGCCAACCAAATCCACGGTCTCCTCCAAACGCGTCCAACCCAGGGTAACGGTGATAGGCTCCGGTACCGGGGTTCCCTCGTTATCGCGCGGTTATCCGTCAATCCTTGTCAGGGCGGAGGGCGAGATTATGTTACTCGATACGGGCCCCTGTACCCTGGCAAGACTGCTTCACCGGGGGGTCACTTACGTTGACATAGACAGGGTCTTTTACACCCATCTGCATCCTGACCACTCCGCGGGTATGACGTCAATGCTCTTTGCCATGAGAAACGCCGAGCCAAAACGGACAAAACCGCTGCGTGTGTTCGGCCCACCCGGCTTAAAGGGGTTTTACGAGGGTCTGAACCAGTTATACGGGAACGCCCTGACACCAAAGTCGTACGAATTAAACCTCACCGAGCTGTCTGAAGAGGAGACAGCGTTTGACGGCTGGAAGGTAAGGACGAGCCCGATGGCACACATGGTCCCGACGATCGGTTACCGTCTGGAATTCTCGACAGGCGAAGTACTCGCTTATTCAGGAGATACGGATTACTGTGAGAACATCGTAAACCTGGCAAAAGGGGCGGACGTCCTTGTGCTGGAATGCTCCTTTCCGGAAGACCTGAGGGTCGAGGGCCACCTTGTGCCCTCCCTTTGCGCCAGGGTCGCACGTGAGTCCGGTTGCAGGAGGCTGGTGCTCAACCACTTTTATCCGCAGTGGGAGGGGCGTGACATATTAGAGGAGTGCGGGAGATTTTACGACGGCGAGATAATCCTGGCAGAGGATTTTGTAGAACTGCCACTGTAGAATGAAGCAGGGGGAAAAAACTTGACGGGCAAAAACGTAAAGGCGTTACTAATAATAGATATGCTGAACGACTTCGTCGTAAAGGGGGCGCCCCTGGAGGTGCCCGGGGCCAAAGGCATAATCGGCAACATCAGAAGACAAATAAACAAGGCCCGGCGCAACGACATCCCAATCATATATTGCTGCGACAGCCATTTGAAGGATGACCGGGAATTCGAGGTATGGCCACCCCACGCCGTAAGGGGCAGCCGTGGCGCAGAGGTAGTAGACGAACTCAAACCCCGTCCGGAAGACATTGTAGTATACACAAAAACGTACTCCAGCTTCTACCGCACCACATTGGACAAGACGCTCAAGAGACTGGGGGTGCGACACGTTATTTTAACGGGTGTAGCGACCAACATCTGTATCCTCTATACCGCTGTCGATGCCTACATGAGGGGTTACGAGGTTAGCGTGCCGGAGGACTGTGTGGCTGCGTTCAGGGCAGAGGATCACCGGTTTGCCCTGAGACAGATTAACAAGTTACTCAAACCCTACAGGTCTTTCCCGTAAAAGCCATCCAGGCCAACAGACAATCACACCCTGACCTTCATACAGATTAGACGAAAGACACCAGGCCCATGCAGTGTGTCTTGTGGAAGCAAAGCCGGCGGAAATTTTCCCGGTATACCTGGTATACTATCTGAAGTGTAACATCTTAAGGCGGTGAGAGTGCGGCGATGTTAAAAAAAAGGCCCACTTTGCAAGACTTCGCACAGTGGGCCTTTTTTGAAGGCAAGGTCTTTACTTCTTGGCAAAATTTCTAACGACCTGTAGCAACTTCTTCATCATATTCTCTGTCTGTTTACCCCTGTAGCTGGGCATCTTGTCTTTTCCGCCCAGCATGGTCTCCATGAGCTGTTCGTCCGTCCTGGATCCCTGCCACTCTGCGTCCGTAAAGTCAGGTACACCGGCCTGTTTCCCAAAGGTCGTGCCCACGCCACCGTTTCCATGGCAGTAGCAGCATGTTTCCTGCGGAGCAAACGAGCCCTGAACCGAACCGCTGCCAAAGATGTAATATACGCTCTTTTCAGGGTTGCCTCCTACGAGGTCTTCATCTGCGACAGCCAGGGGACAAAAGGCAAGGCAGAAGACCAAAAGGGAGACACCGACTAGAAATGCGCTTTTCATATCTCAAAACCCTCCTCTCAAAGGCGCGAATTTTTTTATACTAAAAGGCAGGAATAAGCCTAAGGGGCAAGCCCCGCCTCAGTCTGGTATATCTGGTGGCAGCTCCTGCAGGAAAGGAAGAGGAATCTGTAGGAATGTCCTACGTCTTCTATCAGCCCAACCTTGTCTCCCTTTGCCCTCTCTGCTATATGACCGGCGTGGATTGCTACGCTCTGGCTCAGTGCCTTCGTGTTAGCGTCAATATTAGCATCTTTGATACGTGCTTCTTCATTTGCCTTTATGTTGGCTCCGGCGCTGCGGATAGTTTCATAGTCCGCGTCGCTTAACTCTTCCGGGAAGTAACCTTTCAGGCGGTTAATCTTCTGGAATTCCTTGGCCGAAGCCGCACAAAGCTCTTTCGACGTAGCAGCATAGCTACTTGCAGCCATGGCACAGACAAAAAGCAAGGCCAGGCTTGCAACGAGAAATCTTTTAATCAGCATTTATCCTCCTCCTTCTTAACTGAAGAACCCTCCTCTTAATTCTATGTCATAGCTCCCGTAATGGTATGAACCAACGCTGTCTCCCCCCCACTTCCCTACTGCGGCAGAGAGAATTGCGAATGAAAGCAAGCGGAGATTCGACGCAACACCCTACCATCCCTTAACATGCTAGTCAAGAAAAAATTTGTTGTGAATCCTCTGCGCATACCAACCTTGCCTACTTGGGGGGAGACTGGCCGGGATAAAGATTCGTATATATCTGTATTCCCAAGTGGTTATGACAATTCTTACAGCTGTTGCGAAGCCTGCCGAAGGAGTACTGAATGTCTTCGTAGGCGCCCACGTATCTCTCATTGGCCGCCTTATAAATCTCGTCGGCCCGCTTTTTCATCTCTTTCGAGAGTTTTAAGTACTCTTTGTCCTCGGGGGGCACAAATTTCTTAATAACCTTCTCTGCGCGCTTGGAAATGACCTCCCCTGTCTTAAGCAATATTTCCCAGTCCCTGGCTGAAAGGACGTAATAACCCATCATCTCCTGGGCGGCCTTGTAATGCTTGTCGATTCCTTCCATCAATTCTTTCAATTCCTTGTTCTTGGGGTATTTCGGCTTTTTCTCCTCGTCGCCCAGGGCCAGGCCGGTCAAGAACGTTGTGGACGTAAAAAACGTGAACATGGCTAAAAGAATGATTGTATAAAAACCCCTGTTCTTTATACTCATTCCCAGGTCCATAATCGGCAAGTTCTCCTGCTGGATTCAATAGCTGCATATACACCCCCGCCAAATGGCCGAGTATACTACTAATTTGCCACCCGCAAATCAACAAAAAAGACGGTCCTCAGCCGGATACAACTTACCGCACTTGAAAAAAACGCCGAATAGAATATAATGTCGCTAACCCTTTTTATCAGCACAAGAAACAAGAGGCGTTTCTACTGGAATAAGTACACATGAAGTGGTCTAAAACCCTTATACCTACGTTAAAAGAAGACCCCTCAGAGGCTGAGATTGCCAGCCATAAGCTCATGATAAGGTCGGGGGCTATAAGGAAACTCCTTTCAGGCGTCTATTCATACCTGCCCCTGGGGACAAGGGTACTGAATAAGGTGGTAAAGATTATTAGAGAGGAGATGGACAGGACCGGTGCAGTAGAGGTTTACCTCCCCGCCCTCCAGCCGCTGGAACTGCTGGAAGAAAGCGGCCGGATTGACGTCTTTGGGCAGGACCTCATAAGCTTCGCGGACCGCCACGGGAGGAAGATAGCCCTTGGCCCAACCCACGAGGAGGTAATCACATATTTAATCCGTAACGAAATAAGCTCATACAGGCAACTGCCATTAACACTCTACCAGATACAGATGAAATTCAGGGACGAGGTCCGGCCCCGCTTTGGCGTCCTGAGAAGCAAGGAGTTCCTCATGAAGGACGCTTACAGCTTTGAGGTAGACGAAGAAGGGCTGGAAGTAAGCTACAGAAAGATGTACGACGCTTACTGCAGGATATTTGACCGGTGCGGGCTGAATTATATAGCCGTAGAGGCCGACTCCGGGGCGATGGGAGGAGACGTATCCCACGAATTTATGGTGCCTTCCGAGGTGGGAGAGGATTTGTTGGCAAGGTGTGAGGGGTGCGGTTACAGCGTCAATAATGAGAGGGCTGAGCCGGCACCCTTACACCCCGAACAGAGCAGGCCGGAGGAGATGAGCAGCGTCTCCACCCCTAACGTGACCACTATAGAGCAGGTGAGTAAATTCCTGCAAGTGCAACCTGATAAATTGGTTAAGACGCTTATATATAAGGTGGGGGACGAACAGGTCGCCGTCCTGGTCAGGGGAGACCACGAAGTAAACGAGGCGCGGCTGGTAAAGGTGCTCGGTCAGGATGGCATCGCTCTGGCCGACGAGGAGACCATCGTCAACATAACGGGAGCGCCCATGGGTTTTGCCGGGCCGGTAGGACTTGACATACAGATCATTGCGGACCAGGCCGTCTCGGTCCTCAAGAACTGTGTCACCGGGGCGAATAAGGCGGACACTCACCTTGTGAACGTAAATCCAGGACGCGATTTCAAGATTAATCGTGTGGATAACCTTAGATACGTCATCGATGGCGACAGGTGTACAAAGTGTGGAGAGAAATTAGTAATCTCCCATGGGATAGAGGTCGGCCACGTGTTCAAGCTGGGCACCAAATATAGCAAGGCCTTTGACGCGAAATTCCTTGATTCCAGCGGTGTGCAAAGGCCCATACTGATGGGCTGCTACGGAATAGGAGTAAACCGCATTATCGCCGCACTTATAGAAAACTCCCACGATAAGGACGGCATCATCTGGCCGCTTGAGATAGCCCCGTACCAGGTACTTGTGCTGCCGCTGAACGTAAATGATGAGGCGTGCATGAACGCGGCCCTCAGGCTTCATGATGAACTGGAGGCAGCCGGCGTTGAGGTACTCTTAGACGATAGGGAGCAGCGTCTGGGGGCAAAGTTCAAGGATGCCGACCTCATTGGTATTCCCTACAAACTAGTGCTCGGGAAAAAATTCCAGGAGGGAGGCGAGGTTGAAATACAGTCCAGAAAGGGTGGAGAGGCCTCGTTTGTACCACTGGAGGCGGCAGTAACGGAGATGAAGAAGCGATTGGACCGCTTGACATAACACTATTTGCAAAGAATTCAATCTATGGGCAGCACACGTCCTGAATTGGCGGTAAATCTCATTATCGGAATGCTTTCCGGAGATGAGCACCTGTTCGAGATAGGCGAGACAAGGTTAAAGGATGAATTCGGACCCGTAGACCAGGCGAGCGACATCTTTCCGTTTGATTTCACCGACCACTATGAAAAGGAAATGGGCAAGGGCCTTTCGCGCAAATTCATCGGCTTTGAGAAACTGATAAAGCCAAAAAAAATAGCCTCAATCAAGGTCTTCACTAATCAAATAGAAAAAGACATCGCCGCAATGCGTCTGCCCGTAAGCCGCCCGGTGAACCTGGACCCCGGCTACATAGGCGGCGGCAAGCTGGTGCTGGCATCCACAAAGGACCATGCCCATCGCATCTGTCTCGGAAAAGGTGTCTACGCAGAGGTATGCTTGAGATATATTGGAGGACGTTTCGTACCGCTTCCATGGACGTACACCGATTACAAATCCAGAGAATACCAGGAATTCTTCTCCAGGGTAAGAAAGTCTTATCTGGATAAGCTGGAGAGACAGGCCGTAAAGGCATAATTACAACAGAGGATACAGATGATGCAAAAAGTGCTACTACTGCTTAAACCCGACGCCGTCCAGCGTAGACTTATCGGGAAAATTATTACCAGGTTCGAGGAGAAGGGCCTGCAACTAGTCGGCATAAAATTGGTTAAAATGACCGAGAAACTGGCCAGAGAAAACTACAGACAGCACAAGGGAAGAGATTTCTATGAGCCGCTTATCAGGTACGTGACCTCAGGTCCCGTTGTAGTAATCGTTCTCAAGGGCAAGGAGGTGGTGGAAATAGCCAGGAAGATGGCAGGTTTCACGTTTGGCTCAAAGGCAGAACCCGGCACTATACGTGGAGATTACGCCGTCTCAAACCGTTTTAACCTCCTCCATGTATCCGACTCCAAAGAGGCGGCTGAGACCGAAATAGGCATCTTTTTCGGCGAAGACGAACTGGTGGAGTACGATGCCGCAGACTACTCTTGGGTCTACGATACGTCACAGGGCAAGATAATCTAGACAGCCAGGTGCAATGTTTTTTGTGCACCGAAACCAAAATAATGCAGGTACTTTCGCTGATTAGGAACCACTAACTGTTGCCGTCACAGCACTTAAGGGTGTATCATCTAATTTATGCAATTGGCATGGAAATTGTATATTAAGTCAAGAGCATGAAAAAGGTACTTCACAGCTTAAAGATGGCCGCACCCAATATTTGTTCAATGGCTAACTTGGGTTGCGGCTTTGCGGCAATTGTCGCCGTTATCCACGGACGGTATGAAATAGCACCGTGGTTTATAATTATAGCCATGGTGTTTGACGCCTATGACGGCAAACTGGCCCGTTATCTTAATGCCACAAGCAAGCTGGGCAGTGAGCTTGATTCCTTCTGTGACCTCGCCACATTTGGCCTGGCACCGGCCCTGCTGGTTGGCGCTATTCTCAGCAAGAGCCATCCCATACTGGGATGGGTCCTGGGCTTTTTATTCGTTTCGGCCGCGATATACCGGTTGGCAAGGTTTAACGTAATGCAGGCCGAGAACAATGATGCCCGGGAATTTAACGGCCTGGCAACCACCGGGGCGGCTGGTATGATTGCGGCGCTACTCACCCTTAACCTATACCTGACCGGCAAATCTGATATCGGCTGGATAATCGGTGTGCTGCCGGTCATCACGGTTGTTTTGTCATTGTTGATGATATCCAACATAAGATTTCCAAATTCCATGGATTTCGCCGACAAGCAGTTCAGGTCACCTTTGTATGCCACCATCCTGTCAGGGGCAGTGGTGGTTTTTGCCTGGATACCTCAGGTGGTGCCTAGCGTGCTGTTCACCCTCTACATTGCCGCGGGATTTCTGGGCATAATAAAAGACAAGGTACACATCAGATTATAGCCTCTGGCCTTTTTGCCACCCCCCCGGCCTTGCACCTCCGACCTGCCGTTCGCCTCAAAATCTCTCTTAAAGGTACAGTTTTAAACACCGGCCCCGTCATTATTCATTATAGAATCTACCCCCTCCCTCAGGAACGACTCCAATCAAAGTAGTTTTATTTATTATTTGAAACGTCTGTAAAAACTGCTCTAATATTCTGTGTTTCTCTGGTTGCCAGAACTACGGTAAAAGAGTTGCAACACTGGCCTGGTCTGTCCGGCCCGTCAGACTTGGACTCAGCACGGGGAACCGGGAAGGGACTGAGCTGGTGCGTTCTGTATTGAGCTAAATCTGCAAGAAATGTACATTTTGTGTTTTTACTATTGGGGGTTTTGTTATGAAAATGGAACTACGACCAAAGGCCTTGGACAAACTTTATAAGCGAAGAAACAGAATTGAGATACCCGAATATCAACGTAGCGAAGTCTGGTCTAAGGTAAAGAAGCAGAAATTTATTGACACAATTTTCAAGGGGTGGCATGTACCAAAATTATATTTCCGCAAAATAGATAACGAAACTTTTGAGTGCGTCGATGGACAACAACGATTGAACGCAGTTTTTGACTTTTACGAAAATAAGCTTCCACTTCTTGAGGAGCAAGCGAAATTGTACAAAGGCGAATACTATAAAGACTTACCAGCTTCGGTAACTGATAGCTTTGATGATTTTCTTCTACAAATAGAAGAAATTGAAGCTGACGCAGAAGAAGAAATAGACGCTGAAATAGAGGAACTATTCAAAAGACTACAGTTAGGAGTACCACTTAATGCACCAGAAAAGTTAAATGCAATTGGAGGGGGGCTTCGAGATTTTCTGA
This genomic stretch from Candidatus Bathyanammoxibius amoris harbors:
- a CDS encoding cytochrome c yields the protein MDLGMSIKNRGFYTIILLAMFTFFTSTTFLTGLALGDEEKKPKYPKNKELKELMEGIDKHYKAAQEMMGYYVLSARDWEILLKTGEVISKRAEKVIKKFVPPEDKEYLKLSKEMKKRADEIYKAANERYVGAYEDIQYSFGRLRNSCKNCHNHLGIQIYTNLYPGQSPPK
- a CDS encoding cysteine hydrolase, coding for MTGKNVKALLIIDMLNDFVVKGAPLEVPGAKGIIGNIRRQINKARRNDIPIIYCCDSHLKDDREFEVWPPHAVRGSRGAEVVDELKPRPEDIVVYTKTYSSFYRTTLDKTLKRLGVRHVILTGVATNICILYTAVDAYMRGYEVSVPEDCVAAFRAEDHRFALRQINKLLKPYRSFP
- a CDS encoding ribonuclease Z translates to MPTKSTVSSKRVQPRVTVIGSGTGVPSLSRGYPSILVRAEGEIMLLDTGPCTLARLLHRGVTYVDIDRVFYTHLHPDHSAGMTSMLFAMRNAEPKRTKPLRVFGPPGLKGFYEGLNQLYGNALTPKSYELNLTELSEEETAFDGWKVRTSPMAHMVPTIGYRLEFSTGEVLAYSGDTDYCENIVNLAKGADVLVLECSFPEDLRVEGHLVPSLCARVARESGCRRLVLNHFYPQWEGRDILEECGRFYDGEIILAEDFVELPL
- a CDS encoding cytochrome c — encoded protein: MKSAFLVGVSLLVFCLAFCPLAVADEDLVGGNPEKSVYYIFGSGSVQGSFAPQETCCYCHGNGGVGTTFGKQAGVPDFTDAEWQGSRTDEQLMETMLGGKDKMPSYRGKQTENMMKKLLQVVRNFAKK
- a CDS encoding DUF4416 family protein, whose product is MGSTRPELAVNLIIGMLSGDEHLFEIGETRLKDEFGPVDQASDIFPFDFTDHYEKEMGKGLSRKFIGFEKLIKPKKIASIKVFTNQIEKDIAAMRLPVSRPVNLDPGYIGGGKLVLASTKDHAHRICLGKGVYAEVCLRYIGGRFVPLPWTYTDYKSREYQEFFSRVRKSYLDKLERQAVKA
- the pssA gene encoding CDP-diacylglycerol--serine O-phosphatidyltransferase, which gives rise to MKKVLHSLKMAAPNICSMANLGCGFAAIVAVIHGRYEIAPWFIIIAMVFDAYDGKLARYLNATSKLGSELDSFCDLATFGLAPALLVGAILSKSHPILGWVLGFLFVSAAIYRLARFNVMQAENNDAREFNGLATTGAAGMIAALLTLNLYLTGKSDIGWIIGVLPVITVVLSLLMISNIRFPNSMDFADKQFRSPLYATILSGAVVVFAWIPQVVPSVLFTLYIAAGFLGIIKDKVHIRL
- a CDS encoding proline--tRNA ligase; translated protein: MKWSKTLIPTLKEDPSEAEIASHKLMIRSGAIRKLLSGVYSYLPLGTRVLNKVVKIIREEMDRTGAVEVYLPALQPLELLEESGRIDVFGQDLISFADRHGRKIALGPTHEEVITYLIRNEISSYRQLPLTLYQIQMKFRDEVRPRFGVLRSKEFLMKDAYSFEVDEEGLEVSYRKMYDAYCRIFDRCGLNYIAVEADSGAMGGDVSHEFMVPSEVGEDLLARCEGCGYSVNNERAEPAPLHPEQSRPEEMSSVSTPNVTTIEQVSKFLQVQPDKLVKTLIYKVGDEQVAVLVRGDHEVNEARLVKVLGQDGIALADEETIVNITGAPMGFAGPVGLDIQIIADQAVSVLKNCVTGANKADTHLVNVNPGRDFKINRVDNLRYVIDGDRCTKCGEKLVISHGIEVGHVFKLGTKYSKAFDAKFLDSSGVQRPILMGCYGIGVNRIIAALIENSHDKDGIIWPLEIAPYQVLVLPLNVNDEACMNAALRLHDELEAAGVEVLLDDREQRLGAKFKDADLIGIPYKLVLGKKFQEGGEVEIQSRKGGEASFVPLEAAVTEMKKRLDRLT
- the ndk gene encoding nucleoside-diphosphate kinase, producing MMQKVLLLLKPDAVQRRLIGKIITRFEEKGLQLVGIKLVKMTEKLARENYRQHKGRDFYEPLIRYVTSGPVVVIVLKGKEVVEIARKMAGFTFGSKAEPGTIRGDYAVSNRFNLLHVSDSKEAAETEIGIFFGEDELVEYDAADYSWVYDTSQGKII
- the rsgA gene encoding ribosome small subunit-dependent GTPase A, with the translated sequence MKQGTVFKVAGPSCQVEADGHTYTCSIRKKLKTASDKRTSPVVVGDQVRFSETSPDEGVIEEIGERQTRLSRVAPWAPGKEHVVVANMDQVLIVMAAKDPPVKAGLIDRYIIASENGGLNSVICINKIDLVDEEEVSWVKDLYGGLGYPVLFTSAVEDMGIEELAGTLKDKKTVLAGQSGVGKSSLINRIQPGLGLRIQDIRVAARKGKHTTSWVTLLKMDIGGYVVDTPGIRELGLWDIREPDVAEFFRDIWEIGKGCHFSRCTHSHEPRCAVKAAVEQGTLDERRYGSYLRILASTKEKQTR